A window of Pseudomonas monteilii contains these coding sequences:
- a CDS encoding peptide transporter, giving the protein MVNPVVNDATSTSPNGSLDQSLLYPSPLKEFWHAFSRNKGAVMGLAFVCLIVFCALFAPWVAPHDPSEQYREALLTPPAWLEGGSLQYLLGTDELGRDLLSRLIHGARLSLLIGLSSVVLSLIPGIFMGLLAGFFPRLLGPSIMRMMDVMLALPSLLLAVAVVAILGPGLINTVIAIAIVSLPSYVRLTRAAVMGELNRDYVTAARLAGASLPRLMFVTVLPNCMAPLIVQATLSFSSAILDAAALGFLGLGVQPPTPEWGTMLASARDYIERAWWVVSLPGLTILLSVLAINLMGDGLRDALDPKLKNAA; this is encoded by the coding sequence ATGGTGAATCCTGTCGTGAACGACGCAACATCGACTTCCCCGAACGGCAGCCTCGACCAGAGCCTGCTCTACCCTTCTCCGCTCAAGGAGTTCTGGCACGCCTTCTCGCGCAACAAGGGCGCGGTGATGGGCCTGGCCTTCGTCTGCCTGATCGTCTTCTGTGCGCTGTTCGCCCCTTGGGTCGCCCCCCATGACCCGAGCGAGCAGTACCGTGAAGCGCTGCTCACCCCACCGGCCTGGCTCGAAGGTGGCAGCCTGCAGTACTTGCTGGGCACCGACGAACTGGGCCGCGACCTGCTGTCGCGGCTGATCCATGGTGCGCGCCTGTCGCTGCTGATCGGCCTGTCCTCGGTGGTGCTGTCGCTGATCCCTGGCATCTTCATGGGCTTGCTGGCCGGCTTTTTCCCACGCCTGCTCGGCCCCTCGATCATGCGCATGATGGACGTGATGCTGGCACTGCCGTCGCTGCTGCTGGCGGTCGCCGTGGTGGCCATTCTCGGCCCTGGCCTGATCAACACGGTGATCGCCATCGCCATCGTCTCGCTGCCGTCCTACGTGCGGCTGACCCGCGCCGCGGTGATGGGCGAGCTCAACCGCGACTACGTCACCGCCGCACGCCTGGCCGGCGCCAGCCTGCCACGGCTGATGTTCGTGACCGTGCTGCCCAACTGCATGGCGCCGCTGATCGTCCAGGCCACGCTGAGCTTTTCCTCGGCGATCCTCGACGCCGCGGCCCTGGGTTTCCTCGGCCTTGGTGTGCAACCCCCCACGCCGGAATGGGGCACCATGCTGGCTTCGGCCCGTGACTACATCGAGCGCGCCTGGTGGGTGGTGAGCCTGCCGGGCCTGACCATCCTGCTCAGCGTGCTGGCGATCAACCTGATGGGCGATGGGCTGCGTGACGCCCTCGACCCCAAACTCAAGAACGCCGCCTGA
- the dppD gene encoding peptide ABC transporter ATP-binding protein (DppD and DppF are the ATP-binding components of the ABC dipeptide transport system DppABCDF), translated as MSLLQINNLAVRFGDANATPVVDGLDLSVSAGEILAIVGESGSGKSVTMMALMGLIEAPGRVTADTLRFDGTDMLGLSARQRRKIIGKDIAMVFQDPMTALNPSYTVGFQIEEVLRQHLGLKGRAARQRALELLQKVEIPAPESRLDAYPHQLSGGMSQRVAIAMAIAGEPRLLIADEPTTALDVTIQAQIMELLVNLQKAQDMALILITHDLAVVAETAKRVCVMYAGQAVEVGQVPELFDVPAHPYTEALLAAIPEHSLGAERLATLPGIVPGRYDRPSGCLLSPRCPYVRDNCRQQRPALDPKAQSLARCFYPLNQEVA; from the coding sequence ATGTCACTTCTACAGATCAACAACCTGGCGGTGCGATTCGGCGACGCCAACGCCACGCCTGTGGTCGACGGCCTCGACCTGAGCGTGTCGGCCGGTGAAATCCTGGCCATCGTCGGTGAGTCCGGCTCTGGCAAGTCGGTGACCATGATGGCCCTGATGGGGCTGATCGAGGCGCCCGGGCGCGTCACCGCCGACACCCTGCGCTTCGACGGCACCGACATGCTCGGCCTGAGCGCCCGACAGCGGCGCAAGATCATCGGCAAGGACATCGCCATGGTCTTCCAGGACCCGATGACCGCGCTCAACCCCAGCTACACCGTGGGCTTCCAGATCGAGGAGGTGTTGCGCCAGCACCTGGGCCTCAAGGGCCGGGCGGCCCGTCAGCGGGCCCTGGAGCTGCTGCAGAAGGTGGAAATCCCCGCCCCCGAAAGCCGCCTCGACGCCTACCCGCACCAGCTGTCCGGCGGCATGAGCCAACGGGTGGCCATCGCCATGGCCATCGCGGGCGAACCGCGCCTGCTGATCGCCGACGAGCCGACCACGGCGCTCGACGTGACCATCCAGGCGCAGATCATGGAGCTGCTGGTGAACCTGCAGAAGGCCCAGGACATGGCGCTGATCCTCATCACCCACGACCTGGCCGTGGTCGCCGAGACGGCCAAGCGGGTGTGCGTGATGTACGCCGGCCAAGCGGTCGAGGTCGGCCAGGTGCCGGAGCTGTTCGACGTCCCGGCCCACCCCTACACCGAAGCGCTGCTGGCGGCGATTCCCGAGCACAGCCTCGGTGCCGAACGCCTGGCCACCTTGCCGGGCATCGTGCCCGGACGCTACGACCGACCCAGCGGCTGCCTGCTGTCACCGCGCTGCCCCTACGTGCGCGACAACTGCCGCCAGCAGCGGCCGGCCCTCGACCCCAAGGCGCAGAGCCTGGCGCGCTGCTTCTACCCGCTCAACCAGGAGGTGGCGTGA
- a CDS encoding peptide ABC transporter ATP-binding protein, with amino-acid sequence MTVVLTARDLTRHYEVSRGLFKGSAHVRALNGVSFELEAGKTLAVVGESGCGKSTLARALTLIEEPTSGSLRIDGLEVKGADKAERKQLRRDVQMVFQSPYASLNPRQKIGDQLAEPLLINTSLSKAERRERVQRMMEQVGLRPEHYQRYPHMFSGGQRQRIALARAMMLQPKVLVADEPTSALDVSIQAQVLNLFMDLQREYHTAYVFISHNLAVVRHVADDVLVMYLGAPVEMGDKQRIYERPLHPYTQALLSATPSIHPDPAKPKIRIAGELPNPLNPPSGCTFHKRCPYATQRCVAEVPALRTVDQRQVACHYAEQFL; translated from the coding sequence ATGACCGTGGTCCTGACTGCGCGTGACCTGACGCGCCATTACGAAGTGTCCCGCGGCCTCTTCAAGGGGTCGGCGCACGTGCGTGCGCTCAACGGGGTGTCGTTCGAACTGGAAGCCGGCAAGACCCTGGCGGTGGTCGGCGAGTCCGGCTGCGGCAAGTCGACCCTGGCCCGCGCCCTGACGCTGATCGAAGAACCCACCTCCGGCTCGTTGCGCATCGACGGCCTGGAGGTCAAGGGTGCTGACAAGGCCGAACGCAAGCAACTGCGCCGCGACGTGCAGATGGTGTTCCAGAGCCCCTACGCCTCGCTCAACCCTCGGCAGAAGATCGGCGACCAGTTGGCCGAACCGCTGCTGATCAACACGTCGTTGAGCAAGGCCGAACGCCGCGAGCGTGTACAGCGGATGATGGAGCAGGTCGGCCTGCGTCCCGAGCATTACCAGCGCTACCCGCACATGTTCTCCGGCGGCCAGCGCCAGCGGATCGCCCTGGCCCGGGCAATGATGCTGCAACCCAAGGTCCTGGTGGCCGACGAACCGACCTCGGCGCTGGACGTGTCCATCCAGGCGCAGGTGCTGAACCTGTTCATGGACTTGCAGCGCGAGTACCACACCGCCTACGTGTTCATCTCGCACAACCTGGCGGTGGTGCGCCACGTGGCCGATGACGTGCTGGTGATGTACCTGGGTGCCCCGGTCGAGATGGGCGACAAGCAGCGCATCTACGAACGACCGCTGCACCCCTACACCCAGGCGCTGCTGTCGGCCACGCCCTCGATCCATCCGGATCCGGCCAAACCGAAGATCCGCATCGCCGGCGAGCTGCCCAACCCGCTGAACCCACCGTCCGGGTGCACTTTCCATAAACGCTGCCCCTACGCCACGCAGCGCTGCGTTGCCGAGGTACCGGCGTTGCGCACGGTGGATCAGCGGCAGGTGGCTTGTCACTATGCCGAGCAGTTCCTTTAG
- the prfC gene encoding peptide chain release factor 3 (stimulates the release of release factors 1 and 2 from the ribosome after hydrolysis of the ester bond in peptidyl-tRNA has occurred; GDP/GTP-binding protein): MTQQAAEVAKRRTFAIISHPDAGKTTITEKLLLMGKAIAVAGTVKSRKSDRHATSDWMEMEKQRGISITTSVMQFPYREQMINLLDTPGHEDFSEDTYRTLTAVDSALMVLDGGKGVEPRTIALMDVCRLRDTPIVSFINKLDRDIRDPIELLDEIEAVLKIKAAPITWPIGCYRDFKGVYHLTGDYIIVYTPGHGHERTETKIIEKLDSDEARAHLGDQYDSFVEQLELVQGACHEFNQDEFINGQLTPVFFGTALGNFGVDHVLDAVVDWAPRPLGRVANERTVEPTEEKFTGFVFKIQANMDPKHRDRIAFMRICSGKYEKGMKMRHVRLNKDLRIGDALTFFSSEREQLEEAYAGDIIGLHNHGTIQIGDTFSEGEALGFTGIPHFAPELFRRVRLKDPLKSKQLRQGLQQLAEEGATQVFFPERSNDIILGAVGVLQFDVVASRLKEEYKVECAYEPITVWSARWITCNDKKMLEDFKVKAMENLAIDGGGHLTYLAPTRVNLSLMEERWPDVNFRATREHH; encoded by the coding sequence ATGACCCAACAGGCCGCCGAAGTCGCGAAGCGCCGCACTTTCGCCATTATTTCCCACCCCGACGCCGGTAAGACCACCATCACCGAGAAGCTCTTGCTGATGGGCAAGGCCATTGCCGTCGCCGGTACCGTGAAGTCGCGCAAGTCCGACCGCCACGCCACCTCCGACTGGATGGAAATGGAAAAGCAGCGGGGCATCTCCATCACCACCTCGGTGATGCAGTTCCCCTACCGCGAGCAGATGATCAACCTGCTCGACACGCCCGGTCACGAAGACTTCTCGGAAGACACCTACCGCACCCTGACCGCTGTCGACTCGGCCCTGATGGTGCTGGACGGTGGTAAGGGCGTCGAGCCACGGACCATCGCCCTGATGGACGTCTGCCGCCTGCGCGACACGCCGATCGTCAGCTTCATCAACAAGCTCGACCGCGACATCCGCGACCCGATCGAACTGCTCGACGAGATCGAGGCGGTGCTGAAGATCAAGGCCGCGCCGATCACCTGGCCGATCGGTTGTTACCGGGATTTCAAGGGCGTCTATCACCTGACCGGCGACTACATCATCGTCTACACCCCAGGTCACGGTCACGAACGCACCGAAACCAAGATCATCGAGAAGCTCGACTCCGACGAAGCGCGCGCGCACCTGGGCGATCAGTACGACAGCTTCGTCGAGCAGCTGGAGCTGGTCCAGGGCGCCTGCCATGAGTTCAACCAGGACGAGTTCATCAATGGCCAGCTGACGCCGGTGTTCTTCGGCACGGCATTGGGCAACTTCGGTGTGGACCATGTACTCGACGCGGTGGTGGACTGGGCGCCGCGCCCGTTGGGCCGTGTGGCCAACGAGCGGACCGTCGAGCCAACCGAAGAGAAGTTCACCGGCTTCGTGTTCAAGATCCAGGCGAACATGGACCCCAAGCACCGCGACCGTATCGCCTTCATGCGCATCTGCTCGGGCAAGTACGAGAAGGGCATGAAGATGCGCCACGTGCGGCTGAACAAGGACCTGCGCATCGGCGATGCGTTGACCTTCTTCTCGTCCGAGCGCGAACAGCTCGAGGAAGCCTACGCCGGCGACATCATCGGCCTGCACAACCACGGCACCATCCAGATCGGTGACACCTTCAGCGAAGGCGAAGCACTGGGCTTCACCGGTATCCCGCACTTCGCGCCGGAGCTGTTCCGCCGGGTGCGCCTGAAGGACCCGCTCAAGTCCAAGCAGCTGCGCCAGGGCTTGCAGCAGCTGGCCGAAGAAGGCGCGACCCAGGTGTTCTTCCCCGAGCGCAGCAACGACATCATCCTGGGCGCCGTCGGCGTGCTGCAGTTCGATGTGGTCGCCAGCCGCCTGAAGGAAGAGTACAAGGTCGAGTGCGCCTACGAGCCGATCACCGTCTGGTCGGCCCGCTGGATCACCTGCAATGACAAGAAGATGCTCGAGGACTTCAAGGTCAAGGCCATGGAGAACCTGGCCATCGACGGCGGCGGTCACCTGACCTACCTGGCACCGACCCGGGTGAACCTGTCGCTGATGGAAGAGCGCTGGCCAGACGTCAACTTCCGCGCAACGCGCGAGCACCATTGA
- a CDS encoding glycine/betaine ABC transporter permease yields the protein MARRYGKGLMGWAAVLVILALLIHWIGIDTITRYRDDLGFYLQAHLVLVLASMAAALVVGIPAGIALSRPHRVDKAERFMQFFNVGNTIPPLAVLAIALSVLGIGAGPAIFALFLASLLPIVRNTFEGLKNVPASLKEAATGIGMTPRQQLWQVEMPNAMPIIVGGVRVALALNVGTAPLSFLIGANSLGSLIFPGIALNNQPQLLLGAACTALLALLLDVLVSASSKRWLERGLAH from the coding sequence GTGGCTAGACGCTACGGAAAGGGGCTGATGGGATGGGCCGCCGTGCTCGTCATCCTGGCCCTGCTGATCCACTGGATCGGCATCGATACGATCACCCGCTACCGGGACGATCTGGGTTTCTACCTGCAAGCGCATCTTGTGCTGGTGCTGGCCTCGATGGCCGCGGCGTTGGTGGTGGGGATCCCCGCCGGCATTGCCTTGAGTCGACCGCACAGGGTCGACAAGGCCGAGCGCTTCATGCAGTTCTTCAACGTAGGCAACACCATCCCTCCCCTGGCCGTTCTGGCCATTGCCCTCAGCGTGCTGGGCATCGGCGCCGGCCCTGCGATCTTCGCCCTGTTCCTCGCCTCGCTGCTGCCGATCGTGCGCAACACCTTCGAAGGCCTGAAGAACGTCCCCGCCTCGCTCAAGGAAGCCGCCACCGGCATCGGCATGACCCCGCGCCAGCAACTCTGGCAAGTCGAGATGCCCAATGCCATGCCCATCATCGTCGGTGGCGTACGGGTGGCCCTGGCGCTGAATGTCGGCACCGCGCCGCTGTCGTTCCTGATCGGTGCCAACAGCCTGGGCAGCCTGATCTTCCCCGGCATCGCCCTGAACAATCAGCCTCAACTGCTGCTCGGCGCCGCCTGCACCGCGCTGCTGGCGCTGTTGCTCGATGTGCTGGTGAGCGCCTCCAGCAAACGCTGGCTGGAACGCGGCCTGGCCCACTAA
- a CDS encoding glycine/betaine ABC transporter substrate-binding protein: MKRLIAITLGAALLWANVAQAAQKPLIRIGARVFTEQTILAEITAQYLRANGFDVRITSGLGSNIARQAQETGQLDMLWEYTGVSLVSYNHIDERMPNPEATYAKVKQLDAQKGLTWLAPSKFSNTYALGLPQNVAQAYPQIDSISDLTRVLRDESERHHLVALDTEFANRPDGLVGLRELYDMPLDRRNIRQMDTGLVYTAMRNNQVFAGLVYTTDGRLNAFHLKLLEDDRHYFPDYTAAPVLRTEVLKAHPQLATLLEPLAAALDDQTMRTLNASIDVEHQSPSRVAAAFLREHAFGEVKP, from the coding sequence ATGAAACGATTGATCGCCATTACCCTGGGCGCGGCCTTGCTGTGGGCAAACGTTGCCCAGGCCGCACAGAAACCGCTGATCCGCATCGGCGCCCGCGTGTTCACCGAGCAGACCATCCTGGCTGAAATCACCGCGCAGTACCTGCGCGCCAACGGCTTCGACGTGCGCATCACCTCGGGTCTGGGCAGCAACATCGCACGCCAGGCCCAGGAAACCGGGCAGCTCGACATGCTGTGGGAATACACCGGCGTGTCGCTGGTCTCCTACAACCACATCGACGAGCGCATGCCCAACCCCGAGGCTACCTATGCCAAGGTCAAGCAGCTCGATGCGCAGAAGGGCCTGACCTGGCTGGCACCGTCGAAATTCAGCAACACCTACGCCTTGGGCCTGCCGCAGAACGTGGCCCAGGCGTATCCGCAGATCGACAGCATCAGCGACCTGACCCGCGTGCTGCGCGACGAGTCCGAGCGCCACCACCTGGTCGCCCTGGACACCGAGTTCGCCAACCGCCCCGACGGCCTGGTCGGTCTGCGCGAGCTCTACGACATGCCGCTGGACCGGCGCAACATCCGCCAGATGGACACAGGGCTGGTCTACACCGCGATGCGCAACAACCAAGTCTTCGCGGGGCTGGTCTACACCACCGACGGCCGTCTGAACGCGTTCCACCTCAAGCTGCTCGAAGACGACCGGCACTACTTCCCCGACTACACTGCCGCCCCGGTGCTGCGCACCGAAGTGCTCAAGGCCCATCCGCAACTGGCGACGCTGCTCGAGCCCCTGGCCGCCGCGCTCGACGACCAGACCATGCGCACGCTCAACGCGAGCATCGACGTCGAGCACCAGAGCCCGAGCCGCGTGGCAGCGGCCTTCCTGCGTGAACATGCCTTCGGCGAGGTGAAGCCATGA